In the Streptobacillus moniliformis DSM 12112 genome, one interval contains:
- a CDS encoding DNA cytosine methyltransferase, with protein MIEVKNKSLAGLKFIDLFAGLGGFRLSLESFGAECVYSNEWDKNAQKVYQMNFGDMPEGDITLIDENNIPDHDILCAGFPCQAFSISGKQKGFEDNRGTLFFDVARIIKAKNPKVVFMENVKNFASHDNGNTLKIVQNTMIDLGYDFYYDILNSLDFGIPQKRERIYMVCFRKDLNIKNFIFPKPFKLSTFVEDLLLPDEEVSNLIINRDDLVLKDKEIKENSNKAIRIGTVGKGGQGERIYSPKGIAITLSAHGGGIFSKTGGYLINGKTRKLHPRECARIMGYPDTYLIHPSSSQAYKQFGNSVVIDVLQYITKNMGEALNNKYNYI; from the coding sequence ATGATTGAAGTGAAAAATAAAAGTCTTGCTGGTTTAAAATTTATAGATTTATTTGCTGGATTAGGCGGATTTAGACTATCACTAGAATCCTTTGGTGCAGAATGTGTTTATTCAAACGAATGGGATAAAAATGCACAAAAAGTGTATCAAATGAATTTTGGAGATATGCCTGAAGGTGATATTACACTTATTGATGAAAACAATATTCCAGATCACGATATTTTATGTGCTGGTTTTCCTTGCCAAGCTTTTTCAATAAGTGGAAAACAAAAAGGTTTTGAAGATAATAGAGGTACTTTATTTTTTGATGTAGCTAGGATTATAAAAGCTAAAAATCCAAAAGTTGTTTTCATGGAAAATGTTAAAAATTTTGCATCACATGATAATGGCAATACATTAAAAATTGTTCAAAATACAATGATAGATCTAGGATATGATTTTTACTATGATATTTTAAATTCATTAGACTTTGGGATTCCTCAAAAAAGAGAACGTATATACATGGTTTGCTTTAGAAAAGATTTAAATATTAAAAATTTCATTTTCCCGAAACCATTTAAACTATCTACATTTGTAGAAGATTTATTATTACCTGATGAAGAGGTATCAAACCTTATAATAAATAGAGATGATCTCGTATTAAAGGATAAAGAAATTAAAGAAAATTCAAATAAGGCAATAAGAATAGGTACTGTTGGTAAAGGTGGTCAAGGAGAAAGAATTTATAGTCCTAAGGGAATTGCAATTACATTATCTGCACATGGTGGTGGAATATTTTCTAAAACTGGTGGTTACTTAATAAATGGTAAAACAAGGAAATTACATCCTCGTGAATGTGCTCGTATTATGGGATATCCTGACACATATTTAATTCATCCATCATCAAGTCAGGCATATAAGCAATTTGGAAATTCTGTTGTCATTGATGTTCTACAATACATAACTAAAAATATGGGCGAAGCTTTAAATAACAAATATAACTATATTTAA
- a CDS encoding GNAT family N-acetyltransferase produces MEHKGTVRLETDRIILRQFTKDDYEAVFKNFESDVEITKYLRWKATDDLNVSIKIVDSWIDSYKNKDVYQWAIVPKDLNEPIGTISVVSLDEKINKVHIGYCIGSKWWNLGYTSEALSTIIPFFFEEVKANRIESQHDPNNINSGKVMLKCGMKYEGTLRQNDWNNQGIVDGAVYGLLASEYFENKG; encoded by the coding sequence ATGGAACATAAAGGAACAGTAAGATTAGAAACAGATAGAATAATTTTACGTCAATTCACAAAAGATGATTATGAGGCAGTATTTAAAAACTTTGAATCTGATGTAGAAATTACAAAGTATTTAAGATGGAAGGCAACAGATGATTTAAATGTTTCAATAAAAATTGTAGATAGCTGGATTGATAGTTATAAAAATAAAGATGTTTATCAATGGGCAATTGTTCCGAAAGATTTAAATGAACCTATTGGAACAATATCTGTTGTAAGTTTAGATGAAAAAATTAATAAGGTTCATATTGGTTATTGCATAGGTTCTAAATGGTGGAATTTGGGTTATACAAGTGAGGCTTTGTCAACAATAATTCCTTTCTTTTTTGAAGAAGTGAAAGCTAATAGAATTGAATCACAACATGACCCTAATAATATTAATTCTGGAAAAGTAATGCTAAAATGTGGAATGAAATATGAAGGAACTTTAAGACAAAATGATTGGAATAATCAAGGCATAGTTGATGGAGCTGTTTATGGACTTCTTGCTTCTGAATACTTTGAAAATAAAGGATAA
- a CDS encoding ABC transporter permease, with protein sequence MNNMLKYIVKRTFTGLITLWLVITITFFLLHKLPGDPFESEKAIPPQIKASLMQKYDLDKPLSTQYFKYLKNMSKGDLGVSMKERGRTVNSIIKRSFPVSADLGIRAVLFGLIFGIPLGIAAALKRGKKLDHFSMLIAIIGISVPSFVIAGILQLYAVEIHKGILIDKIGLPLGRIFLTGWDLPSKKILPVIALGFFSLAEVARLMRSKMIEIMEQDYIKLAIAKGVSPINVVFKHALRNAILPIITVISPSIAAVLTGSFVIETMFSIGGLGKYYIDSIIDRDYTMVLGVTIFYSAFLIFMMIVMDVTYALADPKIKLGKGDN encoded by the coding sequence ATGAATAATATGTTAAAGTATATAGTTAAAAGAACATTTACAGGACTTATTACATTATGGCTTGTGATAACTATAACTTTTTTTCTTTTGCATAAATTACCTGGAGATCCTTTTGAAAGCGAAAAAGCAATTCCACCACAGATTAAGGCTAGCCTTATGCAAAAATATGATTTAGATAAACCTTTAAGTACACAGTATTTTAAATATTTAAAGAATATGTCTAAAGGAGATTTAGGTGTTTCTATGAAAGAAAGGGGAAGAACAGTTAATTCTATTATTAAAAGATCATTTCCAGTTTCAGCAGATTTAGGAATAAGAGCAGTATTATTTGGATTAATATTTGGTATACCTTTAGGAATAGCAGCAGCATTAAAAAGAGGAAAGAAATTAGATCATTTCTCTATGTTAATAGCAATTATTGGAATATCAGTACCAAGTTTTGTAATTGCAGGAATATTACAACTTTATGCAGTAGAAATTCATAAAGGAATATTAATAGATAAAATAGGTCTTCCTTTAGGTAGAATATTTTTAACAGGTTGGGATTTACCTTCTAAAAAAATATTACCAGTTATAGCACTTGGATTTTTCTCTTTAGCTGAGGTTGCAAGACTTATGAGAAGTAAAATGATAGAGATTATGGAACAAGACTATATTAAACTTGCCATAGCAAAAGGTGTTTCACCAATAAATGTAGTATTTAAACATGCATTAAGAAATGCTATATTACCAATAATAACAGTTATATCACCTTCAATTGCAGCAGTATTAACAGGATCATTTGTTATAGAAACTATGTTTTCTATAGGTGGGCTTGGTAAGTATTATATAGATTCAATAATAGATAGAGATTATACAATGGTTTTAGGAGTTACAATATTTTACTCAGCATTTTTAATATTTATGATGATAGTAATGGATGTAACTTATGCTTTAGCAGACCCAAAAATTAAATTAGGTAAGGGGGATAATTAA
- a CDS encoding ABC transporter permease, which translates to MKNLHGANYDRENYVANPEDFVYVGPDINRNEKINKPSLTYWNDSWRRFKKNKLAVFFLAILLTYVFIGMFGQLISKYSYFEQNSSDRFLSVFNGFSKGHYLGTDSLGRDIFARVSQGIRVSMELSIIVATICVVIGTVYGATAAYFGGKIDSIMVRIVEIIMSIPSIIYIILLMVVLGNSVETIIIALCATRWLNYALLVRGEVLKIKENEYVLASRALGANFWHIVRKHLIPNTLSIIIVRLTMDIPSIIFSEAFLSFIGLGVPIPQASLGNLVADGFKEINTHVYLFLIPALTISLITLSFNIIGDAMSDALNPKLRD; encoded by the coding sequence ATGAAAAATTTACACGGTGCAAATTATGATAGAGAAAATTATGTTGCAAATCCAGAAGATTTCGTTTATGTAGGTCCTGATATTAATAGAAATGAGAAGATAAATAAGCCTAGTTTAACTTATTGGAATGATTCATGGAGAAGATTTAAAAAGAATAAACTGGCAGTATTTTTCCTAGCCATCTTATTAACCTATGTATTTATAGGAATGTTTGGTCAATTAATATCAAAGTATTCATATTTTGAACAAAATAGTTCTGACAGATTTTTAAGTGTATTTAATGGCTTTTCAAAAGGTCATTACTTAGGAACAGATTCATTAGGTAGAGATATTTTTGCAAGGGTATCACAGGGAATTAGAGTATCTATGGAGCTTTCTATAATAGTTGCTACAATATGTGTTGTTATTGGAACTGTATATGGTGCTACAGCAGCATATTTTGGGGGAAAGATAGATAGTATAATGGTAAGAATAGTTGAGATAATAATGTCTATTCCATCTATCATATACATAATACTTTTAATGGTAGTTCTTGGTAATAGTGTAGAAACAATAATAATAGCACTTTGTGCAACGAGATGGTTAAATTATGCTTTACTTGTTAGAGGAGAAGTTTTAAAAATTAAAGAAAATGAATATGTACTTGCATCAAGAGCCTTGGGTGCAAATTTCTGGCACATAGTTAGAAAGCATTTAATACCAAATACTTTAAGTATAATAATAGTTAGGCTTACTATGGATATTCCATCAATAATATTTTCAGAAGCCTTTCTAAGCTTTATAGGCTTAGGAGTACCAATACCACAGGCATCACTTGGAAATTTAGTTGCAGATGGTTTTAAAGAAATAAATACACATGTTTATCTATTTTTAATACCAGCATTAACAATTTCATTAATCACATTATCATTTAATATTATTGGTGATGCTATGAGTGATGCATTAAATCCAAAACTTAGAGATTAG
- a CDS encoding ABC transporter ATP-binding protein: MGMSLLEIKNLSVSFNTYAGEVKALRDISFTVDRGETLAIVGESGSGKSVTVQSIMKLIPTPPGEYKSGEIIFDGVDLLKLNEKEMRKYRGGRIGMIFQDPMTSLNPVIKIGHQIMEGILIHKNVSKKEAKKMAIDMLAKVGIPKPEERFEQYPHQFSGGMRQRVVIAIALACEPDLLICDEPTTALDVTIQAQILELINKLKKELNIGVILITHDLGVVAETSDRVIVMYAGEKMEEAPVKNIFKDPKHPYTWGLLKSLPRLDMDSNEALFSIPGTPPDLLDPPTGDPFAARSDFSMKIDYEKKPPLVDLGDGHYVKSWIYVDGAPDMKFNPDGTIRIKPVDGRAYIVDTTKSKSGLKFANIVESEDMNDSN; encoded by the coding sequence ATAGGGATGAGTTTATTAGAAATAAAAAATTTAAGTGTTTCTTTTAACACTTACGCAGGTGAAGTTAAAGCCTTAAGAGATATAAGTTTTACTGTAGATAGAGGAGAAACTCTTGCAATAGTTGGAGAATCTGGAAGTGGTAAATCTGTTACAGTACAAAGTATAATGAAATTAATACCTACACCTCCAGGTGAGTATAAAAGTGGAGAGATAATATTTGATGGTGTAGATCTTTTAAAACTTAATGAAAAAGAAATGAGAAAATATAGAGGTGGTAGAATAGGAATGATATTTCAAGATCCTATGACTTCACTTAACCCAGTAATAAAAATAGGGCATCAAATTATGGAGGGAATATTAATACATAAAAATGTTAGTAAAAAAGAAGCTAAGAAAATGGCTATAGATATGCTTGCAAAAGTTGGTATTCCTAAACCAGAAGAAAGATTTGAACAATATCCACATCAATTTTCAGGTGGAATGAGACAAAGAGTAGTAATAGCAATAGCCTTAGCTTGTGAACCAGACTTATTAATTTGTGATGAACCAACAACAGCACTTGATGTTACTATACAGGCTCAAATATTAGAATTAATTAATAAGCTAAAAAAAGAATTAAATATAGGGGTAATATTAATAACTCATGATTTAGGAGTAGTCGCAGAAACTTCAGATAGAGTTATAGTTATGTATGCAGGTGAAAAAATGGAAGAAGCACCTGTTAAAAATATATTTAAAGATCCAAAACATCCATATACTTGGGGATTATTAAAATCACTTCCAAGACTTGATATGGATTCAAATGAAGCATTGTTTTCAATACCAGGAACTCCACCAGATTTATTAGATCCACCTACAGGAGATCCTTTTGCAGCAAGATCAGATTTTTCTATGAAAATAGATTATGAGAAAAAACCACCTTTAGTTGATTTAGGTGATGGTCATTATGTTAAATCATGGATTTATGTAGATGGAGCTCCAGATATGAAATTTAATCCTGATGGAACTATAAGGATAAAACCAGTTGATGGAAGAGCATATATTGTAGATACAACAAAAAGTAAAAGTGGATTAAAATTTGCTAATATTGTAGAAAGTGAGGACATGAATGATAGTAATTAG
- a CDS encoding ABC transporter ATP-binding protein: MIVIRHLKKYFPLSKTEVLKAVDDVSLDIKKGEILSLVGESGSGKTTFGRTIARLYNKTYGNVYIDGKEISEYKNMEFTKKVQMIFQDPQASLNPRMTVGEIISEGMIIHKMYKNSSEIQEKIYELLELVGLSREHASRFPHEFSGGQRQRIGIARALAVEPEILICDEPISALDVSIQAQVVNLLKNLQKKKNLTMIFIAHDLSMVKYISDRVAVMFRGKIVELGQPDEVYNNPIHIYTKSLLSAVPIPDPEYVKKDKVEMDESYLKSPIGTYDEIDKIVENSGLIEYRKGHYVEKDFLEIK; encoded by the coding sequence ATGATAGTAATTAGACATTTAAAAAAATATTTTCCTCTTTCTAAAACAGAAGTATTAAAAGCAGTAGATGATGTTAGTTTGGATATTAAAAAAGGAGAAATATTATCGCTGGTTGGAGAATCTGGAAGTGGTAAAACGACTTTTGGTAGAACAATTGCAAGACTATATAACAAAACATATGGTAATGTGTATATAGATGGTAAAGAAATATCAGAATACAAGAATATGGAGTTTACTAAAAAGGTTCAAATGATATTCCAAGATCCTCAAGCCTCTCTTAATCCAAGAATGACTGTAGGAGAAATAATATCTGAGGGAATGATAATACATAAAATGTATAAAAATAGTTCAGAAATTCAAGAAAAAATTTATGAACTTTTAGAATTAGTAGGACTTTCAAGAGAACATGCAAGTAGATTTCCGCATGAATTTAGTGGAGGACAAAGGCAAAGAATAGGTATAGCAAGAGCTTTGGCTGTTGAACCTGAAATATTAATATGTGATGAACCTATTTCAGCCTTAGACGTATCTATACAAGCTCAGGTAGTTAACTTATTAAAAAATCTACAGAAAAAGAAAAATCTGACTATGATATTCATAGCTCATGATCTTTCTATGGTTAAATATATTTCAGATAGAGTAGCAGTAATGTTTAGGGGAAAGATAGTAGAACTTGGGCAACCTGATGAAGTGTATAATAATCCTATTCATATATACACCAAGTCTTTATTATCAGCAGTTCCTATTCCAGATCCTGAATATGTTAAAAAGGATAAGGTAGAAATGGATGAAAGTTATTTAAAATCACCTATAGGAACATATGATGAAATAGATAAAATTGTAGAAAATTCAGGGCTTATTGAGTACAGAAAAGGACATTATGTAGAAAAGGATTTTTTAGAAATAAAGTAA
- a CDS encoding peptide ABC transporter substrate-binding protein, producing MKRILFVLMTIVTLFSCGTKTSNNVNEKVLTFNAEAEGISFDPHIATDNNTLNIHGLVSEGLTYALENGEIKPALAESWEVSEDGLTWTFKLREGIKWSNGEPITADDFVYGWNRVLNPENAAEYAYILYPIKNVEKYVLGQVGFEEVGVKALDEKTLEVKLENVTPYFDSLVSFISYMPANRKFAEEKGAEYGLEADALLYSGPYKVAKWDHNTQMELVRNEYYYAPESRNIDRYVIKYIADNTAALNAFKNGEIDIVNITSEQLQEFKNDPRLVKVELGRTFYLSLNMTADMFKNQKIREAILLAIDREGLIETVFENSKSSTYSFTPKNVGIKGLKEDFVKELGETFGKFNVEKAKALFEEGKKEMGIDKFPTINLVVNEGGSNKKVVEKVQEDLRVNLGIDVNIEIVTFKERLKRMRSKEFDIVLTGWGADYQDPMTFLDLLTTKSGNNSSKYNSPEYDELIDKALKSVDRKERVQYLFEAERLLAKDIPIIPLYQETRNFLVSDTVKNMKFGSISMGFHFYDVDKVK from the coding sequence ATGAAGAGAATATTATTTGTGTTGATGACAATTGTTACACTTTTTAGTTGTGGAACAAAAACTTCAAATAATGTAAATGAAAAAGTATTAACATTTAATGCAGAGGCTGAAGGTATTTCATTTGACCCTCATATAGCAACAGATAATAATACTTTAAATATACATGGATTAGTTAGTGAAGGGTTAACATATGCTTTAGAAAATGGTGAAATTAAACCAGCACTTGCTGAAAGTTGGGAAGTAAGTGAAGATGGTCTTACTTGGACATTTAAATTAAGAGAAGGAATTAAATGGTCTAATGGTGAACCTATTACAGCAGATGACTTTGTATATGGATGGAATAGAGTTTTAAATCCAGAAAATGCAGCTGAATATGCATATATTCTATACCCTATTAAAAATGTAGAAAAATATGTTTTAGGGCAAGTAGGGTTTGAAGAAGTTGGAGTTAAAGCTTTAGATGAAAAAACATTAGAAGTTAAACTTGAAAATGTAACTCCGTATTTTGATTCATTAGTTTCATTTATTTCATATATGCCAGCAAATAGAAAATTTGCTGAAGAAAAAGGAGCTGAATATGGTCTTGAGGCAGACGCATTACTTTATTCAGGACCATATAAAGTGGCTAAATGGGATCATAATACTCAAATGGAACTTGTAAGAAATGAATATTATTATGCACCTGAATCAAGAAACATTGATAGATATGTAATTAAATATATAGCAGATAATACAGCAGCATTAAATGCTTTTAAAAATGGAGAAATTGATATTGTTAATATAACATCTGAACAATTACAAGAATTTAAAAATGATCCAAGACTTGTTAAAGTTGAACTTGGAAGAACATTCTATCTATCACTTAATATGACTGCTGATATGTTTAAAAATCAAAAAATTAGAGAAGCTATTTTACTTGCAATAGATAGAGAAGGATTAATAGAAACAGTATTTGAAAATTCTAAATCTTCAACTTACAGTTTCACTCCTAAAAATGTTGGTATAAAAGGATTAAAAGAAGATTTCGTTAAAGAACTTGGAGAAACTTTTGGTAAATTTAATGTAGAAAAAGCAAAAGCCTTATTTGAAGAAGGTAAAAAAGAAATGGGAATAGATAAGTTCCCAACAATTAACTTAGTTGTTAATGAAGGAGGATCAAATAAGAAAGTAGTTGAGAAAGTTCAAGAAGATCTAAGAGTTAATTTAGGAATTGATGTAAATATTGAAATAGTTACATTTAAAGAAAGATTAAAGAGAATGAGATCAAAAGAATTTGATATTGTATTAACAGGTTGGGGAGCAGATTATCAAGATCCTATGACTTTCCTTGACTTATTAACTACTAAGAGTGGAAATAATTCATCAAAATACAACTCTCCTGAATATGATGAATTAATTGATAAAGCCCTTAAATCAGTTGATAGAAAAGAAAGAGTACAATACTTATTTGAAGCTGAGAGATTACTTGCAAAAGATATTCCAATAATTCCATTATATCAAGAAACTAGAAACTTTTTAGTAAGTGATACAGTTAAAAATATGAAATTTGGTTCAATAAGTATGGGCTTCCATTTCTATGATGTAGATAAAGTAAAATAG
- a CDS encoding ATP-binding cassette domain-containing protein: MKNNFKYILNIFSKLGFKKITIYLLVVFTSYILIVFQPIFISKSIKEGSIYFIVLLFLSLIIEETLEFYNNYIIQKIRNYSKLVIWEGIINKSYFEFFELNLGEIQNLIQEGSFLIRSLYDIFLRIFKNLIMIIVYSIVLYNIYNLIGVIYLIFYLIYMYISYIFLKNDSKTISNSIDITSKISSFIVDYFINYDTIHSEDSYKYETENLKKFLNEEEKSYYSVQKNIVRSNFLLRIFLIFVSGIVIFIGFNKKIDISLILIIIYSIFNLNNFGKYILSFFECWDRIRIVLEKIKMFDSKEIEGHLNIKYIDSEDIIVLKDICYKYPDSNEIIFENKSLSIKQGTKNLLIGKNGKGKSTICKIISNMLNVSKGEIIYNSKYINNEKEIIYYSQNINLFDRSIIENIIYPKSKFDDINLLDIRKIIKELELDNIIKSDEDLLEKKIGDFSKKISGGEKQKILIARALLSNKKVIIFDEINSGIDKFNNENFYKLISKYLSDRTVIIISHREEKNDIIDNVITL; this comes from the coding sequence ATGAAAAATAATTTCAAATATATACTAAATATATTTTCTAAATTAGGATTTAAAAAAATAACAATTTATCTTTTAGTAGTTTTTACTAGTTATATATTAATTGTATTTCAACCAATTTTTATAAGTAAAAGTATAAAAGAAGGTTCAATTTATTTTATAGTTTTGTTATTTTTATCTTTAATTATAGAAGAAACATTGGAATTTTATAATAATTATATTATACAAAAAATTAGAAATTATTCTAAATTAGTAATATGGGAAGGAATAATAAATAAGAGTTATTTTGAATTTTTTGAATTAAATTTAGGAGAGATACAAAATTTAATTCAAGAGGGTTCTTTTTTAATAAGATCACTTTATGATATTTTTCTTAGAATATTTAAAAATTTAATTATGATAATAGTATATTCTATTGTATTATATAATATTTATAATCTTATTGGAGTTATATATTTAATATTTTATTTGATATATATGTACATATCATATATTTTTTTAAAAAATGATAGTAAAACTATTTCTAATTCAATTGATATAACTTCAAAAATAAGTAGTTTTATAGTTGATTATTTCATAAATTATGATACAATTCATAGTGAAGATTCATATAAATATGAAACTGAAAATTTAAAAAAATTTTTAAATGAAGAAGAGAAAAGCTATTATTCAGTTCAAAAAAATATTGTTAGATCAAATTTTTTACTTAGAATATTTTTAATATTTGTAAGTGGTATAGTTATTTTTATAGGTTTTAATAAAAAAATAGATATAAGTTTAATATTGATAATAATATATTCAATATTTAATTTAAATAATTTTGGGAAATATATTTTGAGTTTTTTTGAATGCTGGGATAGAATAAGAATAGTTTTAGAAAAAATAAAAATGTTTGATTCAAAAGAAATAGAAGGACATTTAAATATAAAATATATTGATAGTGAAGATATAATAGTATTGAAAGATATATGCTATAAATATCCAGATTCTAATGAAATTATTTTTGAAAATAAATCTTTATCAATAAAACAAGGAACTAAGAATCTATTAATAGGAAAAAATGGTAAAGGGAAATCTACTATTTGTAAAATTATTTCTAATATGTTAAATGTTTCAAAAGGCGAAATTATATATAATAGTAAGTATATAAATAATGAAAAAGAAATAATATATTATTCACAAAATATTAATTTATTTGATAGAAGTATTATAGAAAATATAATATATCCAAAAAGTAAATTTGATGATATAAATTTATTAGATATAAGAAAAATAATAAAAGAATTAGAATTAGATAACATAATAAAAAGTGATGAAGATTTATTAGAAAAGAAAATAGGAGATTTTAGTAAAAAAATTTCTGGAGGAGAAAAACAAAAAATATTAATAGCTAGAGCTTTATTAAGTAATAAAAAAGTTATTATATTTGATGAGATAAATTCAGGTATAGATAAATTTAATAATGAAAATTTTTATAAATTAATAAGTAAATATTTAAGTGATAGAACAGTTATTATAATTTCTCACAGAGAAGAAAAAAATGATATTATAGATAATGTTATTACATTATGA
- the tsaE gene encoding tRNA (adenosine(37)-N6)-threonylcarbamoyltransferase complex ATPase subunit type 1 TsaE, with protein MKKILKFEEIDVLADKISEKILKDNKFKSIALIGDLGVGKTHISKRICKNLGVEENVKSPTFTYLLEYDLGDRTIVHFDLYRLSNIDELYEIGYDDYISDGNIFLIEWANNVPEAIPDNTLYINLEHRDETTRVVSLYKIKEGEIKYVDIDNYDFN; from the coding sequence ATGAAAAAAATATTAAAATTTGAAGAAATTGATGTGTTAGCTGATAAAATTAGTGAGAAAATTTTAAAAGATAATAAATTTAAATCAATAGCTTTAATAGGAGATTTAGGAGTAGGGAAAACACATATATCTAAAAGAATATGTAAGAATTTAGGTGTTGAAGAAAATGTTAAAAGCCCTACATTTACTTATCTTTTAGAATATGATTTAGGGGATAGAACTATAGTACATTTTGACCTTTATAGATTATCAAATATAGATGAACTTTATGAAATAGGATATGATGACTATATATCTGATGGAAATATTTTTTTAATAGAATGGGCTAATAATGTACCAGAAGCTATACCTGATAACACTTTATATATAAACCTAGAGCATAGAGATGAAACTACAAGAGTAGTTTCTTTATATAAAATTAAAGAGGGGGAAATTAAATATGTCGACATTGATAATTACGACTTCAACTAA
- the tsaB gene encoding tRNA (adenosine(37)-N6)-threonylcarbamoyltransferase complex dimerization subunit type 1 TsaB → MSTLIITTSTKLASLSLYDNDNMLGNINVNVKRTHSSYIIDQISSLLSWSGIKIENIQNVIVSIGPGSFTGVRIAISVIKGMFVGRNVKIYEVNELDALGYQGNMIYMDKVIAMIDSNKEKIYYGKYENGKRIGQLLVGKLDDVISLVKNEEYKLIGDAVISYSEKLEENGIKIPIADTFLRINSGIFYAMYKDNLLKEVDLFNLVPDYLEKSQAEKEKNGNI, encoded by the coding sequence ATGTCGACATTGATAATTACGACTTCAACTAAACTTGCTTCTCTTTCACTTTATGATAATGATAATATGTTAGGAAATATTAATGTTAATGTGAAGAGAACACATTCAAGCTATATAATAGATCAAATTTCATCACTATTATCTTGGAGTGGAATTAAAATTGAAAATATACAAAATGTAATAGTTTCAATAGGACCAGGTTCATTTACTGGAGTTAGAATAGCTATTTCTGTAATTAAGGGAATGTTTGTAGGTAGAAATGTTAAGATATATGAAGTTAATGAATTAGATGCCTTAGGATATCAAGGTAATATGATATATATGGACAAGGTAATAGCTATGATAGATTCAAATAAAGAAAAAATATATTATGGTAAATATGAAAATGGTAAAAGAATTGGACAACTTTTAGTTGGTAAATTAGATGATGTAATATCTCTAGTTAAAAATGAAGAATATAAGTTAATTGGGGATGCTGTTATTTCATATAGTGAAAAGTTAGAAGAAAATGGAATAAAAATACCGATTGCTGATACTTTTTTAAGAATAAATTCTGGAATATTTTATGCAATGTATAAAGATAATTTATTAAAAGAGGTGGACTTATTTAATTTAGTGCCTGATTATTTAGAAAAATCACAGGCAGAAAAGGAGAAAAATGGGAATATCTGA